One segment of Methanolinea mesophila DNA contains the following:
- a CDS encoding ABC transporter ATP-binding protein, with translation MLSVGVKKELRDFTLDVSLSVREGETLILIGENGAGKSTVLSLVSGLLSPDRGVITLGDRVLFSAPGRINVPPERRNIGHLFQSYALFPHLSVFENVAFGLRCRNLGKQEIVRKVGEFLEGMDLASLSGEPAGRLSGGQRQRVALARALVLEPDLLLLDEPLAALDVKSRVSMRKELKESIAAAGIPAVIVSHHFEDALALGDQVCLMEQGRITARGSPRDLMTVKNNAFISSFFCHCETCRDR, from the coding sequence ATGCTCTCGGTCGGGGTGAAGAAAGAGCTCCGGGACTTTACCCTCGACGTCTCGCTCTCTGTCCGCGAAGGCGAGACCCTGATATTGATCGGGGAGAACGGCGCAGGGAAATCGACGGTGCTATCTCTCGTATCCGGGCTCCTTTCTCCTGACCGCGGGGTAATAACGCTTGGCGACCGGGTGCTCTTCTCCGCCCCCGGGCGGATCAACGTCCCGCCCGAACGCCGGAACATCGGCCACCTCTTCCAGTCGTACGCCCTGTTCCCCCACCTTTCGGTCTTCGAGAACGTCGCGTTCGGCCTCCGGTGCCGGAACCTGGGAAAACAGGAGATCGTCCGGAAGGTCGGGGAGTTCCTGGAAGGAATGGACCTGGCTTCCCTTTCCGGTGAACCGGCCGGCCGGCTCTCGGGAGGGCAGCGGCAGCGGGTGGCCCTGGCCCGGGCACTCGTGCTCGAACCCGATCTCCTGCTGCTCGACGAACCGCTCGCGGCGCTCGACGTGAAGTCCAGGGTATCGATGAGAAAGGAACTGAAGGAATCGATCGCCGCCGCGGGGATACCCGCGGTCATCGTCTCGCACCATTTCGAGGACGCCCTGGCGCTCGGGGACCAGGTATGCCTTATGGAGCAGGGCAGGATCACCGCCCGGGGATCTCCCCGCGACCTGATGACCGTTAAAAACAATGCGTTTATTTCCAGTTTTTTCTGCCACTGCGAGACGTGCAGGGATCGGTGA